One region of Triticum aestivum cultivar Chinese Spring chromosome 6B, IWGSC CS RefSeq v2.1, whole genome shotgun sequence genomic DNA includes:
- the LOC123138546 gene encoding uncharacterized protein, producing MDGSTWRMNKFTDFSPFLMPHPCDSHLWERHLFHRVPWLVSGIYLELMIDVFPGESSWTPESPPGPDFRQMANYLTPEQRDKSQRHGDDDVMDVWKMVTTRVLHAVRNQTGFREATP from the exons ATG GATGGGTCTACATGGAGGATGAACAAGTTCACAGACTTCTCACCATTCTTGATGCCGCACCCATGTGATTCACATCTCTGGGAACGCCATCTCTTCCATCGTGTGCCTT GGTTGGTTAGTGGAATTTACCTGGAACTTATGATTGACGTCTTTCCTGGGGAGAGTTCCTGGACACCGGAGTCTCCCCCTGGACCTGACTTCCGCCAAATGGCCAACTACTTGACACCTGAACAAAGGGATAAAAGTCAGAGGCATGGGGATGATGATGTCATGGAT GTTTGGAAAATGGTAACGACGAGAGTTCTTCATGCAGTAAGAAACCA GACAGGCTTCAGGGAAGCAACACCATAA